A section of the Hemitrygon akajei chromosome 8, sHemAka1.3, whole genome shotgun sequence genome encodes:
- the LOC140731918 gene encoding uncharacterized protein, whose amino-acid sequence MAHQRVHTGERPFTCSDCGKGFTCSSKLKVHQRVHTGERPFTCSDCGKGFTELNSLQAHLSVHTGERLFTCSVCGKGFTRSSDLMTHQRVHTGERPFTCSDCGKGFTCSSNLKVHQRIHSGERPFTCSVCRKGFTQASNLQGHQRIHTGERPFTCSDCGKGFTCSSHLKEHQRLHTGERPFTCSDCGKGFTCSSQLKIHQRVHTGERPFTCSDCGKGFTRSSDLLVHQSVHSGERPFTCCECGKGFTQSSTLQRHQSVHTGERPFTCSVCGKGFTQSSSLQRHQSVHTGK is encoded by the coding sequence atggctcaccagcgagttcacactggggagcggccgttcacctgttcggattgtgggaagggattcacttgctcatctaaactgaaggtacatcagagggttcacactggagagaggccattcacctgctcagactgtgggaagggattcactgagttaaATAGCCTACAAGCACAcctgtcagttcacactggagagaggctgttcacctgctcagtgtgtgggaagggattcactcggtcatctgacctaatgacacaccaacgagttcacaccggggagcggccgttcacctgctcagactgtgggaagggattcacttgctcatctaatctgaaggtacaccagagaattcatagtggggagaggccattcacctgctcagtctgtcggaagggattcactcaagcATCCAACCTACAaggacaccagcgaattcacactggggagcggccgttcacctgctcggactgtgggaaggggttcacttgctcatcccatctgaaggaacatcagcgacttcacactggggagaggccattcacctgctcggactgtgggaagggattcacttgctcatcccaactgaagatacatcagcgagttcacaccggggagaggccgttcacctgctcagactgtgggaagggattcactcggtcatccgacctactggtacaccagtcagttcactctggggagaggccattcacctgctgtgaatgtggaaagggattcactcagtcatccactctacagagacaccagtcagttcacactggggagaggccgttcacctgctcagtctgtgggaagggattcactcaatcatcctccctacagagacaccagtcagtacaCACTGGAAAgtag